GCCGAGGAGGACGCCCAGGCGGTCCGGGTGGCGGAGCTGGTGGCCGCCGCGGTGGCGGACGGCACCGCCCCGCCGTACATCGGGATCCGGATCAAGTGCCTGGAGGCGCCCCTCCGGGCCCGCGGCATCCGCACCCTGGAGCTGTTCCTCGGCACCCTGCTGGCCGCCGGCGGCCTGCCCGAAGGACTGGTGCTGACGCTGCCGAAGGTCACCTACGCCGCGCAGGTCACCGCGCTGGTGCGGCTGTTGGAGGACTTCGAGCGGCGGGCCGGGCTGCCCGCCGGGCGGATCGGGTTCGAGATCCAGATCGAGACCACCCAGGCGATCCTCGGCCCGGACGGCCGGGCCACCGTCGCGCTGATGATCGAGGCCGCCGAGGGCCGGGCCACCGGCCTGCACTACGGCACCTTCGACTACAGCGCCGCGTGCGGGGTCAGCGCCGCCCACCAGAGCATGGACCACCCGGCCGCCGACCACGCCAAGGCCGTCATGCAGGTCGCCGCGGCCGGCACCGGCGTCCGGCTGTCCGACGGCTCCACCAACGTCATCCCCACCGGAACCGCCGAACAGGTGCACGCCGCCTGGAAGTTGCACCACGGCCTGGTCCGCCGCTCACTGGCCCGCGCCTACTACCAGGGCTGGGACATGCACCCCGCCCAGCTGCCCACCCGGTACGCCGCCGTCTACGCCTTCTACCGCGAGGGCCTGACCGCCGCCTGCGCCCGGCTCGCCGCGTACGTCGCCAAGGCCGGCGGCGACGTGATGGACGAGCCCGCCACCGCCCGGGCGCTCAGCGGCTACGTGCTGCGCGGCCTGGACTGCGGTGCCGTCGACCCGGCCGAGGTCGCCGCCCTCACCGGCCTCGACCGCGCCCGCCTCGACGCGCTGGCCGGCCGCTGAGCCGGCCGCCGGACCTGCCGCCGTCCCGGCCGCCGGACCGGGAGGGCGCGACGGCCTAAGCTGGGCGGTGCCCGAGCAGCACCACCCCGCGAGCGACCCCGGAGAGCACCAGCGCCATGGCGGAGCCGAGCCCGAAGCCGTACCTGACCGTCCGGGGCGCCGGCAGCCACGAGTTGGAGATCAAGAAGTCCCGGTTCATCTGCCACCTGGAGCGGGTCGCCGACGAGGAGCAGGCGCAGGCGTTCATCGCGGCGATCCGCAAGCAGTACTGGGACGCCCGGCACAACTGCACGGCGTTCGTGGTGGGGGAGGAGCAGCCCCGCGAGCGGTCCAGCGACGACGGCGAGCCGGCCGGGACGGCCGGGGTGCCGATGCTGGAAGTGCTGCGGCGGCGCGGGGTGACGGACACGGTCGCCGTGGTGACCCGCTACTTCGGCGGGATCAAGCTCGGCGCGGGCGGGCTGGTGCGGGCGTACGGCGCGGCGGTGTCGGAGGCGCTGGACGAGATCGGCCTGCTGGAGCGGCGGCCGGTCGCCCTGCTGTCGGTGACCGCCGACCACACCCGGGCGGGCCGGCTGGAGAACGACCTGCGGGCGGCCGGGTACGCCGTCGCCGGACTGGAGTACCTGGCGGACGGGGTGCGGATCGAAGTGGGCGTCCCCGAGCCGGAGGTGGCGGAGTTCCACACCTGGCTGGCCGAGGCCACCGGCGGCTCCGCGGACGCCAGCCCGGCCGGCCGGACCTTCGTCGAGGTCGACGTCTGAGGCCTCCGTGCGCGCCTGACGGGGTGTCAATCCGGTAGCAGAGGCGGTTCGGGCGACGTTTCCGTAGCCGCCCGATGACACTCGAACGAAGGAACAACCCCCGGAGTCGGAACTTCCGCTCCGGGTCGCTTCGTCTCATTGGGTAAGGAACAACGATTCGGCACGACTCCGGGAGGAGGGGAACTCGCAGATCCCAGCACCGCACCACGGGAGGTTCCGCGTATGCCCACCGACCAAGCCCAGCCGCCGTACCGGCTGACGGCCGCGACACCCCGCCCGCACCACGACACCGCCGCCCTCGTCGATCACCTGCTCGCCGCCTGGCTGAAGGCGGAGGGCCGCGAGGAGCCCGCGCCCCGCGCCCAGGGAGCGCCGCCCGAGCGACTACGGCTCGGTGACCGGGTGCTGCTGGACCGCGACGGCGGCCCACTGCCCGGCCGAGGCCCCGGAGCCCGCTACAGCCGCCGCAGACTGCGCACGCCGGCCCCGCACGGCACCGACCAACTGACCCTCACCCTCGCCTCGGAGGCCGCCGACGGCCCGACCCGGCTGCGGATCGAGGCCGACCACCTGCCCTCCGGCCCGGCGGTCGCCGGCCACGGCCGGGTGCCCGTCCCCGAACTCGTCCGCCAGCTGCTGCCGTTGCTGGACGCCGCCGAGGGCCCGGTGCCGCTCGGGGTCGCCCCGCGAGTGCTCGGCCCCGCCGACCTGGACGACCTGATCGACGAGCTGTGCGACCCGGAGCGGCAGTTGCCCACCGTGGTGGCCAGCGTGCCGCCCGCCGTGCCGATCGAGCAGTGGCAGCAGCAGATGCTCGGCCCGCTGCTGCGCCAACTGCCCGGCCTGGCCTCGCTGTACGTGCTCGGGCACACCGCGCTGCCGCGGTTCAACCTGGCCCTGGAGTACCACAAGGTGTACGGCGGTGCGGTGCGCACCTTCCTGCCCGAGGTCGATCCGGCCTCCCGCGCCGACGCCGCCCGCCACCCCGTCCTGCCGCGCCAGCGGAGCGACGAGAACCTGCGCCGCGCCGCCGCCCTGCTGGCCCGCGAACCGCGCCGGGTCGCCGCCGAACTGCCCGCGCCCGCACCGCTGGACGCAGTGCCCGAACTGTGGCTGCCGCCCGAGGCGCGCAAGGCGCCCGCGGCGCCCAGGGCCACCGTCGAGCGGCCGCCGGTCCGGCTGGAGCGCTGCCGGCTGCGGCTCGAACCGCCCCGTGAGCCGCGCCGCGCCCGGTGCGGCACCGGCCCCGCCAGCTTCGGGGAACTGGTCGACCGGTTCGGCGAGTTCCCGTTGCTGGAGTTCACCGGCGACGCCAAGGAGACGCTCGCCCTGGACGGCCAGAGCGACGGCGTCGGCTGGGCCCGGCTCACCTGGGACGGGCTGACCGCGCTGCAGGAGTACGCGGCGGCGGCGGTCCGCG
The DNA window shown above is from Streptomyces sp. TLI_171 and carries:
- a CDS encoding DUF6986 family protein — protein: MSQPAQVDPARPVSFSDSALAAVEALLAPVDAELTRRYPGEPGSRQPVHTVYVPADAFEAGTVREWGGRALAVFDRHAGTPARLAEALGVADDELLADVHARVRAKLEREPIEDLRIDFEDGYGPRPDAEEDAQAVRVAELVAAAVADGTAPPYIGIRIKCLEAPLRARGIRTLELFLGTLLAAGGLPEGLVLTLPKVTYAAQVTALVRLLEDFERRAGLPAGRIGFEIQIETTQAILGPDGRATVALMIEAAEGRATGLHYGTFDYSAACGVSAAHQSMDHPAADHAKAVMQVAAAGTGVRLSDGSTNVIPTGTAEQVHAAWKLHHGLVRRSLARAYYQGWDMHPAQLPTRYAAVYAFYREGLTAACARLAAYVAKAGGDVMDEPATARALSGYVLRGLDCGAVDPAEVAALTGLDRARLDALAGR
- a CDS encoding YigZ family protein, coding for MAEPSPKPYLTVRGAGSHELEIKKSRFICHLERVADEEQAQAFIAAIRKQYWDARHNCTAFVVGEEQPRERSSDDGEPAGTAGVPMLEVLRRRGVTDTVAVVTRYFGGIKLGAGGLVRAYGAAVSEALDEIGLLERRPVALLSVTADHTRAGRLENDLRAAGYAVAGLEYLADGVRIEVGVPEPEVAEFHTWLAEATGGSADASPAGRTFVEVDV